In Rutidosis leptorrhynchoides isolate AG116_Rl617_1_P2 chromosome 2, CSIRO_AGI_Rlap_v1, whole genome shotgun sequence, one genomic interval encodes:
- the LOC139888118 gene encoding uncharacterized protein codes for MKRVGWVDELPKVLWAHKTTHKNSTGETLFSFVYGSEAVIPAEITVPIERILSYSEGEIDERLRTNLNFVEERREMAAIREATNRLRIEKYYDKLVRARTYKVGDLVWRDNQASRA; via the coding sequence ATGAAGCGCGTCGGATGGGTGGATGAGTTACCCAAAGTCCTATGGGCACACAAAACAACACACAAGAACAGCACAGGAGAAACACTATTCAGTTTTGTATACGGTTCGGAGGCAGTAATTCCAGCAGAAATAACCGTCCCAatagaaaggattctgtcatacaGTGAGGGTGAAATCGACGAAAGGCTGCGCACCAATCTGAATTTTGTGGAAGAGCGCAGGGAAATGGCGGCGATCCGTGAAGCCACCAACAGGCTGCGCATAGAAAAATATTACGACAAGCTTGTGCGGGCAAGGACATACAAGGTAGGAGATCTTGTATGGCGCGACAACCAAGCAAGTAGGGCCTAA
- the LOC139888120 gene encoding uncharacterized protein, producing MKVFLKNLPTLTSPIAGETLILYLAVSKEAVSSVLVAERGDAQMPIYFVSKVLSGSELNYLPIEQLVYVLVVTSLRLRMYFQAHPITVLTDQPIRQLLYKPEISGRLTKWAIELGEHEIAYCARSTIKGQVMADYLAETAADMRVICDHEQLPIPSPELWELYTDGAASSEGAGAG from the coding sequence ATGAAGGTGTTCCTCAAAAATCTCCCGACTTTAACATCGCCAATAGCGGGTGAAACTCTGATACTCTACCTTGCGGTGTCTAAAGAAGCTGTTAGTTCCGTCCTTGTAGCTGAACGAGGAGACGCCCAAATGCCGATATACTTCGTTAGCAAAGTATTGTCAGGAAGCGAGTTAAACTATCTCCCCATAGAACAGCTCGTATACGTGCTCGTTGTCACTTCCCTCCGTCTACGCATGTACTTCCAAGCACATCCAATTACGGTACTCACCGACCAACCTATTCGACAACTACTATACAAGCCAGAGATATCGGGGAGATTAACCAAATGGGCGATAGAACTAGGCGAGCATGAAATCGCATACTGCGCTAGAAGCACTATTAAGGGACAGGTGATGGCAGACTATCTGGCCGAAACAGCCGCTGATATGCGAGTAATCTGTGATCATGAACAACTTCCCATACCTTCTCCCGAACTGTGGGAACTCTATACCGATGGCGCAGCAAGCTCGGAGGGCGCTGGTGCAGGTTGA
- the LOC139888119 gene encoding uncharacterized protein: protein MRIAQELGVKKLQAYVDSQLVANQINGTFDANDKSMQSYLALVHSLVDTFIDFRISQIPKSQNKQADVLSKLAALTFNHLEKKILVEQVFKKSIEPAITVASVEEEEATWMTDIIEFLRTGSLPEGEKKAMKIRVKAPNYELRGEILYRKSYLGASLRCAGPKEAATIIDEIHKGSCGLHSGSRTFTERIK, encoded by the coding sequence ATGCGTATAGCCCAGGAATTGGGAGTAAAAAAGTTACAAGCATATGTAGATTCACAATTAGTTGCTAATCAGATAAATGGCACGTTCGACGCCAACGACAAATCCATGCAATCATACCTGGCTCTGGTCCACTCTCTAGTTGATACATTCATTGACTTCAGAATCAGTCAAATCCCTAAGAGTCAGAACAAACAGGCGGATGTACTCAGTAAGCTGGCAGCTCTCACCTTCAACCATTTGGAAAAGAAAATACTAGTGGAGCAAGTTTTCAAGAAATCCATCGAGCCGGCGATAACGGTTGCATCTGTCGAAGAGGAAGAAGCGACTTGGATGACAGACATCATAGAATTCCTGCGGACTGGGTCTTTACCCGAAGGAGAGAAGAAAGCAATGAAGATTAGGGTGAAAGCGCCAAATTACGAACTGCGAGGGGAAATCCTATATCGAAAATCTTATTTAGGCGCGTCCCTACGTTGCGCGGGACCCAAAGAGGCTGCTACGATTATTGATGAGATTCACAAAGGATCTTGCGGGTTACATTCTGGGTCGAGGACATTCACTGAGAGGATCAAGTGA